A genomic window from Sulfurospirillum multivorans DSM 12446 includes:
- a CDS encoding NAD(P)-dependent oxidoreductase, with translation MNKYVITLAKTCLGCKKPSCRTGCPVGTPIPEMIRLFLAGEIKEAGKLLFDNNPLSVICSMVCPHEKHCEGHCILNKKGTAVSVGSIENYISDLYMNDLQFEKPIKNGKKVAIIGSGPAGISLAVILGAKGYEITMYDAHDKIGGVLRYGIPDFRLNKEILDTIETKLRQLDVTIRPNITIGKNITIADLFRDDFKAIFIGTGVWAPKKLGIKGESLGHVHFAIDYLKNPAVYRLGHRVVILGAGNVAMDVARTAVRHGAREVIIMYRKGMEDIPASHHEVECAKIDGVKFELYKQPIEITEQGVIYASTDESGEEGLLEADSILIAISQSPNDNIVQSARQIEVDGKGLVITDESGRTTMEGVFASGDVVTGARTVVEAVAFSKRAAVAIEEYVDSL, from the coding sequence ATGAACAAATATGTCATTACACTTGCAAAAACCTGTTTGGGCTGTAAAAAGCCATCCTGTCGTACGGGATGTCCTGTTGGCACGCCCATTCCTGAAATGATCCGTCTTTTTTTAGCAGGCGAAATTAAAGAAGCAGGTAAATTGCTGTTTGATAATAACCCTCTTTCTGTCATCTGTTCCATGGTCTGTCCTCATGAAAAACATTGTGAGGGACACTGTATTCTCAATAAAAAAGGAACGGCGGTGAGTGTTGGAAGCATTGAGAATTATATTTCCGATCTCTACATGAACGATCTTCAGTTTGAAAAACCCATCAAAAATGGCAAAAAAGTTGCGATCATTGGAAGTGGCCCTGCGGGTATCTCTTTGGCCGTTATTTTAGGAGCAAAAGGGTATGAGATTACGATGTACGATGCTCACGATAAAATCGGTGGCGTGCTTCGCTATGGTATTCCTGATTTTAGGCTCAATAAAGAGATCTTAGATACGATTGAGACGAAACTTCGCCAGTTAGACGTCACAATTCGCCCGAACATTACCATTGGTAAAAACATCACCATCGCCGATCTTTTCCGTGATGATTTTAAAGCTATTTTTATCGGAACGGGAGTTTGGGCTCCAAAAAAATTGGGCATTAAAGGCGAGAGCTTAGGACATGTGCATTTTGCGATTGACTATCTTAAAAATCCTGCTGTGTATCGTTTGGGGCATAGAGTGGTTATTTTAGGGGCTGGAAATGTTGCAATGGATGTAGCACGAACCGCTGTGCGTCATGGTGCACGTGAGGTTATTATTATGTACCGAAAAGGGATGGAAGACATTCCTGCATCGCATCATGAGGTCGAGTGTGCCAAAATCGATGGTGTCAAGTTTGAGCTTTACAAACAGCCTATTGAAATTACCGAACAAGGTGTTATCTACGCTAGTACAGATGAGAGTGGCGAAGAGGGATTATTGGAGGCGGATTCTATTTTGATCGCCATTAGCCAGAGTCCTAATGACAATATTGTTCAATCGGCACGCCAAATTGAAGTGGATGGAAAAGGTTTAGTCATTACCGATGAGAGTGGTAGAACTACGATGGAAGGTGTTTTTGCTTCAGGAGATGTGGTAACGGGAGCTCGAACCGTGGTCGAAGCGGTCGCTTTTTCAAAACGTGCTGCAGTTGCAATCGAAGAGTATGTTGATTCACTTTAA
- a CDS encoding pyridoxal phosphate-dependent aminotransferase, whose amino-acid sequence MLSKRIQVLSPSLTMAITSLARDLKAQGRDVLSFSAGEPDFDTPQIVKDAAIAAINDGFSKYTAVGGTPEVLKAIAGKLKRENNLDYKPSDIVVNVGAKHSLFNIFQAIIDEGDEVIIPAPYWVTYPEIVKYSDGTPVFIDTDETSGFKITPAQLKAAITPKTKVLLLNTPSNPTGSVYSKEELTALAEVLKGTNILVVSDEMYEKILFDGLVFTSVASISEDMFKRTITVNGLSKSVSMTGWRFGYFASPIKEITDAIVDFQGQSTSNVNSITQKAAVPALNGLADADIEIMRAAFERRRNLAHELLNQIEGISVLKPEGAFYLFVNTKAVENDSMKFSQKLLEEKGVAVVPGIGFGCEGYFRLSFATDDATIRDGIERIASFVKNYK is encoded by the coding sequence ATGCTGTCTAAAAGAATCCAAGTTTTATCACCGTCTCTTACTATGGCGATTACATCCTTAGCGAGAGATCTTAAAGCACAAGGTCGAGATGTTCTGAGTTTTTCAGCGGGTGAGCCTGATTTTGATACGCCACAAATTGTCAAAGATGCGGCGATTGCGGCGATTAACGATGGTTTTTCAAAATACACCGCGGTTGGCGGTACTCCAGAAGTGTTAAAAGCAATTGCTGGAAAACTTAAGCGTGAAAATAATCTTGACTATAAACCTTCCGATATTGTGGTCAATGTGGGTGCGAAACATTCATTGTTTAACATTTTCCAAGCGATCATTGACGAAGGTGATGAAGTCATTATTCCTGCCCCTTACTGGGTAACGTATCCTGAAATTGTCAAGTACAGTGATGGAACACCCGTGTTTATTGATACCGATGAAACCAGTGGTTTTAAAATCACCCCTGCACAGCTTAAAGCGGCGATTACGCCTAAAACAAAAGTACTTTTACTTAACACGCCTTCTAACCCAACAGGTTCTGTTTATTCCAAAGAAGAGCTTACTGCTTTAGCCGAAGTCTTAAAAGGAACAAATATTTTAGTCGTTTCTGATGAAATGTATGAAAAAATTCTCTTTGATGGTCTTGTATTCACTTCAGTGGCATCGATCAGCGAAGATATGTTTAAACGTACTATTACGGTCAATGGTTTGAGTAAATCGGTCTCTATGACGGGCTGGCGTTTTGGATATTTTGCCTCTCCTATTAAAGAGATTACGGATGCTATTGTTGATTTTCAAGGACAAAGTACCTCAAACGTCAACTCCATTACGCAAAAAGCAGCGGTTCCTGCACTCAATGGTTTAGCCGATGCCGATATTGAAATCATGCGCGCAGCGTTTGAGCGAAGGCGCAATCTTGCTCATGAGCTTTTAAATCAAATTGAAGGTATTTCTGTGTTAAAACCAGAAGGCGCTTTCTATCTTTTCGTAAACACCAAAGCGGTTGAAAATGACTCCATGAAATTTTCTCAAAAATTGCTTGAAGAAAAAGGTGTTGCGGTTGTTCCTGGTATTGGGTTTGGGTGTGAAGGCTATTTTAGACTCTCTTTCGCAACCGATGATGCCACAATTAGGGATGGCATTGAACGCATCGCCTCTTTTGTTAAAAATTACAAGTAA